In a genomic window of Methylovirgula sp. 4M-Z18:
- a CDS encoding methylated-DNA--[protein]-cysteine S-methyltransferase has protein sequence MKRETMLDLVHSEPSVVALGIDDGQAGDYARVKQALEYIHGRWRSQPALEEIAAHVGLSTSHLHHLFRRWAGLSPKAFLQAITLDHARGLLRESASVLDTAYEVGLSGPGRLHDLFVTHEAMSPGDYKTGGEGLILRYGFHPSPFGEALIVATGRGLAGLGWVDEKAGPGRARGDGKPAGGRSGALSDMQRRWPRAAFVEDLAATAPLAARAFDPALWKPDMPLRVVLIGTDFEVRVWETLLRIPVGRATTYGDIAAHLGKPKAARAVGTAVGRNPISFVVPCHRVLGRSGALTGYHWGVTRKQAILGWEAGCAAS, from the coding sequence ATGAAACGTGAGACGATGCTTGACCTTGTCCATTCCGAACCGTCTGTCGTCGCGCTTGGGATCGACGATGGACAGGCCGGCGATTACGCCCGTGTGAAACAGGCGCTCGAATATATCCACGGCCGCTGGCGCAGCCAGCCCGCGCTTGAGGAGATCGCGGCGCATGTCGGGCTGTCGACCTCGCATCTGCACCACCTGTTCCGCCGCTGGGCCGGCCTGTCGCCGAAGGCTTTTCTCCAGGCGATCACGCTCGATCATGCGCGCGGCCTTTTGCGCGAGTCGGCATCGGTGCTCGATACGGCCTATGAGGTCGGACTGTCGGGGCCGGGCCGGCTGCACGATCTCTTCGTGACCCATGAGGCGATGTCGCCGGGCGATTACAAAACCGGCGGCGAGGGGCTGATCTTGCGCTACGGCTTTCATCCGTCGCCCTTCGGCGAGGCCCTGATCGTCGCGACCGGTCGCGGCCTCGCCGGGCTTGGCTGGGTGGATGAAAAGGCCGGTCCCGGCCGGGCGCGGGGAGACGGCAAGCCCGCGGGCGGACGTTCCGGCGCGCTTAGCGATATGCAGCGGCGCTGGCCACGCGCCGCCTTCGTCGAAGACCTTGCGGCAACCGCGCCTCTCGCAGCGCGCGCCTTCGATCCCGCGCTGTGGAAGCCGGACATGCCACTGCGCGTTGTCCTCATCGGCACGGATTTCGAAGTGCGGGTATGGGAGACGCTGTTGCGTATTCCGGTCGGCCGTGCCACGACCTATGGCGATATCGCCGCGCATCTCGGCAAGCCCAAGGCCGCGCGCGCCGTCGGCACTGCGGTCGGGCGCAATCCGATTTCGTTCGTCGTGCCGTGCCATCGTGTGCTCGGCCGCTCCGGCGCGCTCACCGGCTACCATTGGGGCGTGACGCGCAAACAGGCGATCTTGGGGTGGGAAGCCGGCTGCGCGGCGAGCTGA
- the trxA gene encoding thioredoxin TrxA — protein MSTEKVTDASFEADVLKSSEPVVVDFWAEWCGPCKMIAPALDEIAKEMAGKVKVVKLNVDENPAVSAKLGIRSIPTLMLFKNGQVASQKVGAAPKGELVKWINGAA, from the coding sequence ATGTCCACGGAAAAGGTCACCGACGCCAGCTTCGAGGCCGACGTCTTGAAATCGTCTGAGCCTGTGGTTGTCGACTTCTGGGCGGAATGGTGCGGCCCTTGTAAGATGATCGCGCCGGCGCTGGACGAAATCGCCAAGGAAATGGCCGGCAAGGTGAAGGTCGTGAAGCTCAATGTCGATGAGAATCCGGCCGTGTCCGCCAAGCTCGGCATTCGCTCGATCCCGACGCTGATGCTGTTCAAGAATGGCCAGGTCGCGTCGCAAAAGGTGGGCGCTGCGCCGAAGGGCGAACTCGTGAAATGGATCAACGGCGCGGCTTAA
- a CDS encoding SRPBCC domain-containing protein produces the protein MLTTNASRTNSKLIIDRAAHSIRLEREFSAPRMQVFEAWTRPEHVACWWDPSGERLMACEIDLRPGGAFKFVMKARPEMPFAGTYLEIAPPDRLVFEALAATGRVLLHESAGKTRLSVQIECRSAQHLDQFLEMGVDRGTSQTLDNLVTYVGVASRSAANA, from the coding sequence ATGTTGACCACGAACGCGTCCAGGACCAATTCCAAGCTCATCATTGACCGCGCCGCGCACTCGATAAGGTTGGAACGCGAGTTTAGCGCCCCGCGCATGCAGGTGTTCGAAGCCTGGACTCGGCCCGAGCATGTTGCCTGTTGGTGGGACCCTTCAGGGGAGCGCTTGATGGCCTGCGAAATCGACTTGCGCCCAGGTGGAGCCTTCAAATTCGTCATGAAGGCACGTCCAGAAATGCCATTCGCCGGGACATACCTTGAAATCGCCCCACCCGATCGCCTCGTGTTCGAAGCCCTCGCCGCCACAGGTCGCGTGTTGCTGCACGAATCTGCAGGCAAAACGCGCCTATCAGTGCAGATTGAATGCCGGTCAGCGCAGCACCTCGATCAATTTCTCGAAATGGGCGTTGACCGAGGCACGTCTCAAACCCTCGACAACCTTGTCACTTATGTGGGCGTCGCGTCGCGATCAGCGGCAAACGCCTAA
- the addA gene encoding double-strand break repair helicase AddA, protein MSLRPPADTIHKQRTASDPALSAWVSANAGSGKTHVLAQRVIRMLLSGVQPAKILCLTFTKAAAANMAQKVFDTLSRWTMLEDDALRQAILETGAPAPDTNDLAKARRLFARTVETPGGLKIQTIHAFCEKLLHVFPFEANVPASFEVLDDQQNAVLLATARQAVLHRALGDPASLLGQNLNLLVREVSSSSLDTLIGEAMAQRGAITRVIRAYPTQDKLTRALQRELDLQAHETDAAIAQDMLYGGIAQSEWPSLAAEMQPFSNAKESGAVLLARAFAALDDAKKLEIYKSIFLTEKDSPRKNLVAKKLGETRPLIAQVLLAEQDRLVKLVEKLKRAQTVTRTVALLGVLGGILTEYERMKRRQGLFDFQDLIERTLSLLARADAAWVLYKLDAGIDHVLVDEAQDTSPEQWQILQKLTEEFFSGESAQRQARTFFAVGDPKQSIFSFQGADPAMFDAVRRELDKKVREAADPRERRLLFEHVQLVLSFRSATDILEAVDKVFEAPERSRGLSAGDENVRTVHQPLKAKAPGLVEIWPPVGAQARETPRDWRLPVDALDMQDPPVIVARRIAAAIKAMIAPGSPDYVMDKNNQPRAIDPGDVMILVRSRNAFFEAVIRALKAADVPVAGADRLQLTDHIAVMDLIALGRASLLPDDDLTVATVLKSPLVGLDDDDLIALAPSRPGTLLHALQQSADPRHGAAARQLHAWQKQAATLAPFAFYSHVLGADGGRRKLLARLGPEAGDAIDEFLKLTLAEERKQAPALVTFLNGLQQIDLSIKRDMEAQHGAVRVMTVHAAKGLEAKIVFLPDTCSVPGGRHDPKIFFLDDGKGGALPAWSPRTATDTAAVGAVRETARQAQIEEHRRLLYVALTRAEERLYVAGFHGPRGRNAECWFDMIWAGLEPDLQILPAPWDGAEQIYRRQVIAYQKTDVTAAAQAGAVETRLPDWLERDALPEHDAPPPISPSNAATAADRNNGPRAQAVPGRDAAQRGSLMHALLQHLPDVATNRREAAGLRFLQAEAQRLDAGARAALLREALDVLDAPALAALFGPQSRAEVGIAGEIAGALGAKLRVTGRIDRLAVTAEAVFIADYKTGRPRELAETPAAYVSQLALYRAVVGALYPHLPVRAFLIWTTGPQYLEIPEQSLDAALAHVTSAPGAEIGALDGDAAPSYL, encoded by the coding sequence ATGAGTCTGCGTCCGCCCGCCGATACGATTCACAAGCAGCGCACCGCGTCCGACCCCGCGCTCTCAGCCTGGGTCTCGGCCAATGCCGGGTCGGGCAAGACCCACGTTTTGGCGCAACGCGTGATCCGCATGCTGCTCAGCGGCGTGCAGCCCGCGAAGATTCTCTGCCTGACTTTCACCAAGGCCGCCGCCGCCAATATGGCGCAAAAAGTGTTCGACACGCTCTCGCGTTGGACGATGCTCGAGGATGATGCGCTGCGGCAAGCGATCTTGGAGACCGGCGCGCCGGCGCCCGACACGAATGATCTTGCCAAGGCACGTCGCCTCTTCGCGCGCACGGTGGAAACGCCCGGCGGGTTGAAGATTCAAACCATCCATGCCTTTTGCGAAAAACTGCTGCATGTGTTTCCGTTCGAAGCCAACGTACCGGCGAGTTTCGAAGTTCTCGACGATCAGCAAAATGCGGTCTTGCTCGCGACGGCGCGGCAGGCCGTTCTGCATCGCGCATTAGGCGATCCAGCCTCACTGCTCGGGCAGAATTTGAATCTGTTGGTCCGCGAGGTGTCTTCCTCGTCGCTCGATACGTTGATCGGCGAAGCCATGGCGCAGCGCGGGGCGATCACGCGGGTGATCCGCGCCTATCCCACGCAAGACAAGCTGACGCGTGCATTGCAACGCGAACTCGATTTGCAGGCGCACGAGACGGATGCGGCGATCGCGCAGGACATGCTCTATGGCGGTATCGCGCAAAGCGAATGGCCGAGCCTTGCCGCCGAAATGCAGCCATTCAGCAATGCGAAGGAGTCCGGTGCTGTCCTCTTGGCACGCGCCTTCGCCGCGCTCGACGACGCGAAGAAGCTGGAGATCTACAAGAGCATCTTCCTGACGGAGAAGGACAGCCCACGCAAAAACCTGGTAGCCAAGAAACTTGGTGAGACGCGGCCGCTCATTGCGCAAGTCTTGCTGGCCGAACAGGATCGGCTTGTTAAGCTTGTCGAGAAACTGAAACGCGCGCAAACAGTGACGCGGACGGTCGCATTGCTCGGCGTGCTGGGCGGCATTTTGACCGAATATGAAAGGATGAAGCGGCGCCAGGGCCTGTTCGACTTTCAAGACCTGATCGAACGCACGTTGTCGCTACTCGCGCGCGCCGATGCGGCTTGGGTTCTCTACAAGCTCGATGCTGGCATCGATCACGTGCTGGTCGATGAAGCGCAGGACACGTCGCCCGAGCAATGGCAGATTCTGCAAAAGCTCACGGAGGAGTTTTTCTCCGGCGAGTCTGCGCAGCGGCAGGCGCGCACGTTTTTTGCGGTCGGCGATCCAAAGCAATCGATCTTTTCGTTCCAGGGTGCCGATCCGGCGATGTTCGACGCCGTGCGCCGGGAGCTCGACAAGAAGGTGCGGGAAGCGGCAGACCCGCGCGAGCGGCGGTTGCTTTTCGAGCATGTTCAACTCGTGCTCTCCTTCCGCTCGGCGACCGATATTCTGGAAGCCGTCGACAAGGTCTTCGAAGCGCCGGAGCGCTCCCGCGGCCTGTCGGCCGGAGACGAAAATGTCAGGACAGTTCACCAGCCCTTGAAAGCGAAGGCGCCTGGCCTGGTCGAAATCTGGCCGCCGGTCGGCGCACAGGCACGGGAGACGCCGCGCGATTGGCGTTTGCCGGTGGATGCGCTCGACATGCAGGATCCGCCGGTCATTGTGGCAAGGCGCATTGCCGCCGCGATCAAGGCGATGATCGCGCCGGGTTCGCCCGATTACGTGATGGACAAGAACAACCAGCCGCGCGCGATTGACCCCGGCGACGTGATGATTCTGGTGCGGTCGCGCAACGCTTTCTTCGAAGCCGTCATTCGCGCGCTGAAGGCCGCCGACGTGCCGGTGGCCGGCGCGGACCGCCTGCAGCTCACCGATCACATCGCGGTGATGGATTTGATCGCGCTCGGCCGCGCGTCGCTCTTGCCGGATGATGATCTGACCGTCGCGACGGTACTCAAATCGCCGCTCGTCGGTCTCGACGATGACGATCTGATCGCGCTCGCGCCTTCGCGACCAGGCACGCTGCTGCACGCGCTGCAACAATCCGCCGACCCACGCCATGGCGCCGCCGCGCGGCAATTGCACGCGTGGCAAAAGCAAGCTGCGACGCTGGCGCCCTTCGCCTTTTACAGCCACGTGCTCGGCGCCGATGGCGGGCGGCGCAAGTTGCTGGCCCGGCTCGGGCCGGAGGCGGGCGACGCCATCGACGAATTCCTCAAATTGACATTGGCGGAGGAGCGCAAGCAGGCGCCGGCGCTGGTGACATTCCTGAATGGGCTGCAGCAGATCGACCTTTCCATCAAGCGCGACATGGAGGCGCAGCACGGCGCCGTGCGGGTGATGACGGTGCATGCCGCCAAAGGGTTGGAAGCGAAGATCGTCTTTCTGCCGGACACGTGCAGCGTGCCGGGCGGACGGCACGATCCGAAGATCTTTTTTCTCGACGACGGCAAGGGTGGCGCTTTGCCGGCCTGGTCGCCGCGCACCGCGACCGATACCGCTGCGGTTGGCGCGGTGCGCGAGACGGCGCGGCAGGCGCAAATCGAGGAGCATCGTCGGCTGCTCTATGTCGCGCTCACCCGCGCCGAGGAACGGCTCTATGTGGCGGGCTTCCATGGCCCGCGCGGGCGCAATGCCGAGTGCTGGTTCGACATGATCTGGGCCGGGCTCGAGCCCGACCTGCAGATTCTGCCGGCGCCTTGGGACGGCGCTGAGCAGATCTACCGCCGCCAGGTCATCGCCTATCAGAAAACCGACGTGACTGCCGCGGCGCAAGCGGGCGCGGTCGAGACGCGGCTCCCGGATTGGCTCGAGCGCGATGCGCTGCCCGAGCACGATGCGCCGCCGCCGATCAGCCCCTCCAACGCCGCCACCGCAGCCGACCGAAACAACGGGCCGCGCGCACAGGCGGTACCTGGCCGAGACGCCGCCCAGCGCGGCAGCCTGATGCACGCCCTGCTGCAGCATTTGCCCGACGTGGCCACGAATCGGCGTGAAGCGGCCGGTTTGCGCTTCCTCCAGGCCGAAGCGCAGCGGCTCGATGCCGGCGCGCGGGCGGCACTGCTCAGGGAGGCGCTGGATGTTCTCGACGCTCCGGCGCTGGCGGCGCTGTTCGGGCCACAGTCGCGTGCCGAGGTCGGGATCGCGGGCGAAATCGCTGGCGCCCTGGGAGCCAAACTGAGGGTCACGGGTCGTATCGACCGGCTGGCGGTGACGGCCGAGGCCGTGTTCATCGCCGATTACAAGACCGGCCGCCCGCGGGAGCTGGCCGAGACGCCTGCCGCCTATGTGTCGCAACTGGCGCTCTACCGGGCGGTGGTGGGTGCGCTTTATCCCCACCTGCCGGTCCGGGCCTTCCTGATCTGGACGACGGGACCGCAATATCTTGAGATTCCGGAGCAAAGTCTGGATGCGGCGCTGGCGCACGTCACCTCTGCGCCAGGCGCGGAGATCGGCGCGCTTGACGGCGATGCGGCTCCTTCCTACCTATGA
- a CDS encoding MAPEG family protein: MQHALVTSNPTFLAYVVTSIVLCLNLLGLWVASGAVRARGGVAINPEDGARYGVCVSELDPPSVARYLRVHRNAEATTYPFLLLGLVYVLAGGSVWIAAPIFALFVMARLAHSIVYLRGIQPWRTIAFATSLMATMTLMLAILYVFMRA; this comes from the coding sequence ATGCAGCACGCTCTTGTGACCTCCAATCCAACATTCCTAGCCTATGTCGTAACCAGCATCGTTTTGTGCCTCAATCTCCTGGGGCTCTGGGTTGCAAGCGGAGCGGTGCGTGCGCGGGGCGGCGTGGCAATCAACCCGGAGGACGGTGCGCGCTATGGCGTCTGTGTGTCGGAATTGGATCCACCGAGCGTGGCCCGATATCTCCGGGTGCATCGAAACGCGGAAGCGACGACCTACCCATTTCTGTTGTTAGGCCTTGTCTATGTGCTGGCGGGAGGCAGTGTGTGGATTGCCGCCCCCATCTTTGCGCTCTTCGTCATGGCGAGGCTTGCCCACTCGATCGTCTATTTGCGGGGCATCCAACCCTGGAGAACGATCGCTTTTGCAACATCGCTGATGGCGACCATGACCCTGATGCTGGCCATCCTCTACGTCTTCATGAGGGCTTGA
- a CDS encoding ArsR/SmtB family transcription factor, with the protein MEIHLSQPDRLNKAFSALADPTRRAILMRLSVSEATVSELMTPFALSQPTISKHLKVLEEAGLIERGRDAQRRPRKLVPSVLKDVADWVEPFRTQWECRLDNLDAHLATMKSVEK; encoded by the coding sequence ATGGAAATTCACTTATCCCAACCTGATCGTTTGAACAAAGCGTTCTCCGCTCTCGCCGACCCGACCCGGCGCGCCATCCTGATGCGCCTAAGCGTGAGCGAAGCGACCGTGTCCGAACTTATGACGCCGTTCGCGCTGAGCCAGCCGACGATCTCGAAACATTTGAAGGTGCTCGAGGAGGCCGGCTTGATCGAGCGGGGGCGTGATGCGCAGCGGCGCCCGCGCAAGCTGGTGCCCTCGGTTCTCAAGGATGTTGCGGATTGGGTCGAGCCGTTCCGCACGCAATGGGAATGCAGGCTCGACAATCTCGATGCGCATCTCGCCACAATGAAATCCGTGGAGAAGTGA
- a CDS encoding M48 family metalloprotease, whose translation MPPQAPRATGVESEDAREHKRLVALFGGEYRDPTLEHYLNDMLGKLSAAASDQGLIYHVTVLNTPAVNAFALPSGNLYITRGLLALANDGSEVAAVMAHEIGHVTAKHASQRAELEKRSAVITKAAAVVQNKAKSEEVQVSQALTLASFSRLQELEADKIGVNVIGHAGYDPYGASRFLQSLDRSAALRSDMLGQKSGADNKMDIMATHPSTPERINRAIDEARMIGAPGTGSPDRDGFLNAINGMIYGDDPAEGYIRGTHFIHPKLGFAFVAPDGFNLENTARAVLGTNEDSTEALRLDSVRIPTTTSLESYMTAGWVDGLDKNSIETVTVNGLPAATAFATSGDWAFRIAAIRLGNDVYRLIFATRAMTPERAERFRASIDSFRRVNGEEAEKVKPLRITIVTATASDTVETLGSHMTIDRPVENFAIINEIEPGGELKAGSKYKLITE comes from the coding sequence GTGCCGCCCCAGGCGCCGCGTGCCACGGGCGTGGAAAGCGAAGACGCCCGCGAGCATAAACGGCTTGTTGCGCTGTTCGGCGGCGAATATCGCGATCCGACGCTTGAGCATTATCTCAACGACATGCTGGGCAAGCTCTCCGCCGCTGCCAGCGACCAAGGCTTGATCTACCACGTGACCGTGCTGAACACGCCGGCGGTCAATGCCTTCGCCCTGCCCTCCGGCAACCTTTACATCACCCGCGGCCTGTTGGCCTTGGCCAACGACGGGTCGGAAGTTGCCGCTGTCATGGCGCATGAAATCGGTCACGTCACCGCCAAACATGCCTCGCAGCGGGCCGAACTCGAAAAGCGCTCCGCCGTCATCACCAAGGCGGCTGCGGTCGTCCAGAACAAGGCCAAGAGCGAGGAAGTGCAGGTGAGCCAGGCGCTGACCCTGGCGAGCTTCTCGCGCTTGCAGGAACTCGAGGCCGACAAAATTGGCGTCAACGTCATCGGCCATGCCGGCTATGATCCGTACGGCGCCTCGCGGTTCCTGCAATCGCTCGACCGCTCGGCGGCGCTGCGCTCCGACATGCTCGGCCAAAAGAGCGGCGCGGACAACAAGATGGATATCATGGCGACCCATCCGTCGACGCCTGAGCGGATCAACCGTGCCATCGACGAGGCCCGCATGATCGGCGCACCCGGCACCGGGAGCCCGGACCGCGACGGTTTTCTGAATGCCATCAACGGCATGATTTACGGCGACGACCCGGCGGAAGGCTATATTCGCGGCACGCATTTCATCCACCCGAAGCTCGGCTTTGCCTTCGTCGCGCCGGACGGGTTCAATTTGGAGAACACGGCCCGGGCGGTCCTCGGCACCAATGAAGATTCCACCGAGGCGCTCCGGCTCGATTCGGTGCGCATTCCAACGACGACCTCGCTCGAATCCTACATGACGGCGGGATGGGTCGACGGGCTCGACAAGAATTCGATCGAAACCGTCACCGTCAATGGCCTGCCGGCAGCGACCGCATTCGCCACGAGCGGCGACTGGGCGTTCCGTATCGCGGCGATCCGCCTCGGCAATGACGTCTACCGGCTGATCTTTGCGACCCGTGCCATGACGCCGGAACGGGCCGAACGTTTCCGCGCCTCGATCGACAGTTTCCGCCGCGTCAATGGCGAGGAAGCGGAAAAGGTGAAGCCGCTGCGCATCACCATCGTCACGGCGACGGCAAGCGACACGGTGGAAACGCTCGGATCGCACATGACGATCGACCGTCCGGTCGAGAATTTCGCGATCATCAACGAGATCGAGCCAGGCGGCGAGCTGAAGGCCGGCAGCAAATACAAGCTCATCACCGAATAG
- a CDS encoding DUF2244 domain-containing protein: MELLSDPLQKEIFSRTIHPHRSMSWKGVKILLCCVGFASAFVSLPFFLLGAWPVVGFLGLDVLLLYFAFKLNFKAARAYELITLNPLELQLAKVSAKGARQEWRFNPVWVRLRREEHEEFGVQRLELISRGTSVEVAGFLGPDAKADFARDLNRALSDARRGAHFS, from the coding sequence ATGGAGCTTCTTTCCGATCCGCTGCAAAAGGAAATATTTTCGCGCACGATTCATCCGCATCGCTCCATGAGCTGGAAGGGCGTGAAAATCCTGCTCTGCTGCGTCGGTTTCGCGAGTGCCTTCGTCAGTCTGCCGTTTTTTCTCTTGGGCGCCTGGCCGGTCGTCGGTTTTCTCGGCCTTGATGTGCTCCTCCTTTATTTTGCCTTCAAGCTGAATTTCAAGGCGGCGCGGGCCTACGAGTTGATCACGCTCAATCCGCTCGAATTGCAGCTCGCGAAGGTGAGCGCCAAGGGCGCGCGGCAGGAATGGCGTTTCAATCCTGTCTGGGTGCGGTTGCGGCGCGAAGAGCACGAGGAGTTCGGCGTGCAAAGGCTCGAATTGATCTCGCGCGGCACATCGGTCGAAGTGGCGGGCTTTTTGGGGCCGGATGCCAAGGCCGATTTCGCTCGCGATCTCAATCGTGCGCTGTCGGACGCGCGGCGCGGCGCGCATTTTTCATGA
- the mog gene encoding molybdopterin adenylyltransferase — translation MTDLSCPIGIVVVSDRASAGIYEDRGGPAIEAWLANVLTSAWTPLKRIIPDEKDVIAATLIELADEHKCGLILTTGGTGPAPRDVTPEVTEAVCERLLPGFGELMRQKSLLEVPTAILSRQIAGTRGSSLLINLPGKPSAIGTCLDAVFPAVPYCIDLIGGPRLETDPAKCAAFRPKGS, via the coding sequence ATGACGGATTTGTCCTGTCCCATCGGTATTGTTGTCGTGTCCGACCGCGCCAGCGCCGGCATTTACGAGGATCGCGGCGGTCCGGCGATCGAGGCCTGGCTCGCGAATGTCCTGACGTCGGCCTGGACGCCGCTGAAGCGCATCATCCCAGACGAGAAGGATGTGATCGCGGCGACGCTGATCGAACTGGCCGACGAGCACAAATGCGGCCTCATCCTCACCACCGGCGGCACGGGTCCCGCGCCGCGCGACGTGACGCCCGAGGTGACGGAAGCCGTCTGCGAACGTTTGCTGCCGGGTTTTGGCGAATTGATGCGGCAAAAGAGCCTGCTCGAAGTGCCGACCGCCATTCTGTCCCGGCAGATTGCGGGCACGCGCGGGTCGTCTCTCTTGATCAACCTGCCGGGCAAGCCGTCGGCCATCGGCACATGTCTCGATGCGGTGTTCCCGGCCGTGCCCTATTGCATCGATCTCATCGGCGGCCCGCGCCTTGAAACCGATCCGGCGAAATGTGCGGCATTCCGACCCAAGGGCAGCTAA
- the nth gene encoding endonuclease III translates to MTTQKPKAIKKPAAAKTAGKKPKRALPDPAKVREIFTRFERADPEPKGELDYVNPYTLVVAVALSAQATDVGVNKATKALFEVADTPQKMLDLGEERLREHIKTIGLFRTKAKNVIALSRKILDDFGGKVPRDRAALETLPGVGRKTANVVLNIAFGEPTIAVDTHLFRVSNRIPLAPGKTPLEVELGLEKIIPKEFLRHAHHWLILHGRYVCKARKPECEKCIIADLCASPEKTLI, encoded by the coding sequence ATGACGACGCAAAAGCCAAAAGCGATCAAGAAGCCCGCTGCCGCCAAGACGGCGGGCAAAAAGCCCAAACGCGCCCTGCCCGACCCGGCGAAAGTGCGTGAAATCTTCACGCGGTTCGAGCGGGCCGACCCGGAACCCAAGGGCGAACTCGATTACGTCAATCCCTACACGCTGGTGGTCGCCGTGGCGCTGTCGGCGCAGGCGACCGACGTTGGCGTCAACAAGGCGACGAAGGCCCTGTTTGAGGTGGCCGACACGCCTCAGAAAATGCTTGACCTCGGCGAGGAGCGGCTACGCGAGCACATCAAGACCATCGGCCTCTTCCGCACCAAAGCCAAGAACGTCATCGCTTTGTCGCGCAAAATCCTCGACGATTTCGGCGGCAAGGTGCCGCGCGACCGCGCCGCGCTGGAAACGCTCCCAGGCGTCGGCCGCAAGACCGCCAATGTGGTCTTGAACATTGCCTTCGGCGAGCCGACGATCGCGGTGGATACCCATCTTTTCCGCGTATCCAACCGCATTCCGCTCGCGCCCGGCAAGACGCCGCTCGAAGTCGAACTGGGGTTGGAAAAGATCATCCCGAAGGAGTTCCTGCGCCACGCCCACCACTGGCTCATTCTGCACGGCCGTTATGTCTGCAAGGCGCGCAAGCCGGAGTGCGAGAAGTGCATCATCGCCGACCTCTGCGCCTCGCCGGAAAAAACGCTTATATGA
- a CDS encoding fumarylacetoacetate hydrolase family protein, producing MTDYVIPAPPIVGVPVQGGGLFPVRRIFCVGRNYAAHVREMGGDPNRETPFFFTKPADALVAGGADMPYPTMTQDLHHEMEMVVAIGQGGRGIAESVALQHVFGYAAGLDMTRRDLQAEAKKHGRPWDMAKGFDHSAPIGDIVPAAIAGHPDQGLIELRVNGNVRQSSDLAKMIWSVPETIAYLSRLVVLAPGDLIFSGTPDGVAAVAKGDVLAGQIAGIGTVRTRIV from the coding sequence ATGACCGATTATGTCATTCCCGCTCCGCCGATTGTCGGCGTGCCGGTGCAAGGCGGCGGCCTGTTTCCCGTCCGGCGTATCTTTTGTGTCGGGCGCAATTACGCCGCGCATGTGCGCGAGATGGGCGGCGATCCCAATCGCGAAACGCCGTTCTTCTTTACCAAACCGGCAGACGCGCTGGTGGCGGGCGGTGCGGATATGCCCTACCCGACGATGACGCAAGACCTGCATCACGAGATGGAAATGGTCGTGGCGATCGGCCAAGGCGGCCGCGGTATTGCCGAAAGCGTCGCACTGCAGCATGTCTTTGGTTACGCGGCAGGGCTCGACATGACGCGGCGCGATCTGCAGGCCGAGGCGAAGAAGCACGGCCGGCCATGGGACATGGCCAAGGGTTTCGATCATTCGGCGCCGATCGGCGACATCGTTCCGGCCGCGATTGCCGGCCACCCGGATCAGGGTCTCATCGAATTGCGTGTGAACGGCAACGTGCGGCAATCGTCCGATCTCGCCAAGATGATCTGGAGCGTGCCGGAAACGATCGCCTATCTCTCACGCCTCGTCGTGCTGGCGCCCGGCGATCTGATCTTTTCCGGCACGCCGGACGGCGTTGCGGCCGTGGCGAAAGGCGACGTTCTGGCAGGCCAAATCGCCGGCATTGGTACCGTGCGCACCCGGATCGTCTAG